One genomic segment of Microbacterium sp. ProA8 includes these proteins:
- a CDS encoding EamA family transporter, with protein sequence MHVLAVLAAAVLFGTTGTSQALGPDGTTPLSVGVMRMVIGGTGLAVIAFALAARHARRRPEAAPKTLRSLRLSNGGVRPLALMVLTGVCISLYQPLFFLGTTRNGVAVGTVVALGSAPILAGLLEWALTRRMPSRTWIGATALATLGVVLLGSGGEAGAAGGTDPLGLLGSVGAGASFAVIANAQRRLLDDGWDPFTVVGAMGASSAVICALALPFVDLAWLGTPAGVVMALWLGFATISVAYVLFTWGLSGLTAATAATLTLGEPLTASVLGIVVLGERLSALAIVGLVVLAAGLALLAWGSRAPRDPAPFAVEA encoded by the coding sequence ATGCATGTGCTCGCCGTCCTCGCCGCCGCCGTGCTGTTCGGCACGACCGGGACGTCCCAGGCGCTCGGTCCCGACGGCACCACGCCGCTCTCGGTCGGCGTCATGCGCATGGTGATCGGCGGCACGGGGCTCGCGGTGATCGCATTCGCCCTCGCGGCCCGTCACGCCCGGCGCCGCCCCGAGGCCGCGCCGAAGACCCTCCGGTCGCTGCGCCTCTCGAACGGAGGCGTGCGCCCGCTCGCCCTGATGGTGCTCACCGGCGTGTGCATCTCGCTCTATCAGCCGCTGTTCTTCCTGGGCACGACGCGCAACGGCGTCGCCGTCGGCACGGTGGTCGCCCTCGGCTCCGCCCCGATCCTGGCGGGTCTTCTGGAGTGGGCGCTGACGCGACGGATGCCGAGCCGCACCTGGATCGGTGCGACCGCCCTCGCGACGCTCGGCGTCGTGCTCCTGGGCTCGGGCGGCGAAGCCGGCGCCGCCGGCGGCACCGATCCGCTCGGACTTCTCGGGTCGGTGGGCGCCGGGGCCTCCTTCGCGGTCATCGCGAACGCGCAGCGCCGTCTGCTCGACGACGGCTGGGACCCTTTCACGGTCGTGGGTGCCATGGGCGCCAGCTCCGCGGTCATCTGCGCCTTGGCGCTGCCCTTCGTCGACCTGGCCTGGCTCGGCACCCCGGCGGGTGTGGTGATGGCGCTGTGGCTGGGGTTCGCGACCATCTCGGTCGCCTACGTGCTCTTCACCTGGGGGCTGAGCGGCTTGACCGCTGCCACGGCTGCGACCCTCACGCTCGGCGAGCCGCTGACGGCCAGCGTGCTGGGCATCGTCGTGCTCGGCGAGCGGCTCTCGGCGCTCGCGATCGTCGGTCTCGTCGTGCTGGCGGCAGGGCTGGCGCTGCTGGCGTGGGGATCCCGCGCGCCGCGCGACCCGGCGCCGTTCGCGGTCGAGGCCTGA
- a CDS encoding GNAT family N-acetyltransferase, whose protein sequence is MQRTIEIRTDDLSGDATRRLIASHLAGMHDTSPAESVHALDVDALRHPSLSVWSAWIDGELAGVGALKALDSDRGEIKSMRVDDRFRGTGVGRAMLRHIIDEARLRGLSSLWLETGTTEDFAPAQRLYASEGFALCGPFEDYALDPFSVFMTRAL, encoded by the coding sequence ATGCAGCGCACCATCGAGATCCGCACCGACGACCTGAGCGGCGACGCCACCCGCCGCCTCATCGCCTCGCACCTGGCCGGGATGCACGACACGTCGCCCGCGGAGAGCGTGCACGCCCTCGACGTCGATGCGCTGCGGCATCCGTCCCTCTCGGTGTGGTCGGCGTGGATCGACGGAGAGCTCGCGGGCGTCGGTGCGTTGAAGGCGCTCGACTCCGACCGCGGCGAGATCAAGTCGATGCGCGTCGACGATCGCTTCCGCGGCACCGGCGTCGGCCGCGCGATGCTGCGCCACATCATCGACGAGGCTCGGCTGCGGGGCCTGTCGAGCCTGTGGCTCGAGACCGGCACGACCGAGGACTTCGCACCGGCGCAGCGCCTGTACGCGAGCGAGGGCTTCGCTCTCTGCGGCCCCTTCGAGGACTACGCTCTCGATCCCTTCTCGGTCTTCATGACGCGCGCGCTCTGA
- the cysS gene encoding cysteine--tRNA ligase — MTVQLYDTKTQTLRDFVPLDPGNVTIYVCGPTVQSGPHIGHLRGALSFDILRRWLTHRHGRVTFVRNVTDIDDKVLANATHGEPWWALAYRMELEFTRAYSAIGILPPTYEPRATASIPQMQELIARLVDAGHAYPAASTGSGAETGSAGDVYFDVRSWADYGSLTRQSLDAMEPAADADPRGKRDPRDFALWKGAKAEEPTSATWDSPWGPGRPGWHIECSAMSRRYLGSEFDIHGGGLDLRFPHHENELAQSTAAGDGFARYWVHNGLVTVGAQKMSKSLFNFILAEDVLRERDPLVVRYALAAAHYRSSLDITTTTFDEAEAAVDRIRTFLERAVRALRGADDVRVTATVPTAFAAALDDDLGVPQALAVLHETVREGNTALDAGDRDGALRAFADVAVMTGVLGIDPLDPHWRSTDASDQTRALDALVQTMIAQRADARAAKDWAAADRIRDAIAAAGIALEDGPDGTHWSVADTPRSAESN, encoded by the coding sequence GTGACGGTTCAGCTGTACGACACCAAGACGCAGACACTGCGCGACTTCGTGCCCCTCGACCCCGGAAACGTCACCATCTACGTCTGCGGTCCGACTGTTCAGTCGGGCCCGCACATCGGGCACCTTCGCGGTGCGCTGAGCTTCGACATCCTGCGGCGCTGGCTCACCCACCGCCACGGCCGCGTCACGTTCGTCCGCAACGTCACCGACATCGACGACAAGGTGCTCGCGAACGCCACCCACGGCGAGCCGTGGTGGGCCCTCGCGTACCGCATGGAGCTCGAGTTCACCCGCGCGTACAGCGCCATCGGCATCCTTCCGCCGACGTACGAGCCCCGGGCCACCGCCTCCATCCCGCAGATGCAGGAGCTGATCGCGCGGCTCGTCGACGCAGGGCACGCATACCCCGCCGCTTCGACCGGCTCAGGGGCCGAGACCGGTTCCGCGGGCGACGTGTACTTCGACGTGCGGTCGTGGGCCGATTACGGGTCGCTCACGAGGCAGAGCCTCGACGCCATGGAGCCGGCGGCGGACGCCGACCCGCGCGGCAAGCGCGATCCTCGGGACTTCGCGCTGTGGAAGGGCGCCAAGGCCGAGGAGCCGACGTCGGCGACGTGGGACTCGCCGTGGGGACCCGGGCGCCCCGGCTGGCACATCGAATGCTCTGCGATGTCGCGGCGCTACCTCGGCAGCGAGTTCGACATCCACGGCGGCGGGCTGGACCTGCGCTTTCCGCACCATGAGAACGAGCTGGCCCAGTCGACGGCCGCCGGCGACGGCTTCGCCCGCTACTGGGTGCACAACGGCCTCGTGACGGTGGGTGCGCAGAAGATGTCGAAGTCGCTCTTCAACTTCATCCTCGCCGAGGACGTGCTCCGTGAGCGCGACCCGCTGGTGGTGCGCTACGCACTCGCCGCGGCCCACTACCGTTCGAGCCTCGACATCACCACGACGACCTTCGACGAGGCGGAAGCGGCGGTCGACCGCATCCGCACCTTCCTCGAGCGCGCCGTCCGGGCGCTCCGCGGCGCGGACGACGTGCGCGTCACCGCCACCGTGCCGACCGCCTTCGCCGCCGCTCTCGACGACGACCTCGGCGTGCCGCAGGCGCTCGCCGTGCTGCACGAGACCGTGCGCGAGGGCAACACGGCGCTCGACGCCGGCGACCGCGACGGCGCGCTGCGCGCCTTCGCCGACGTCGCGGTGATGACGGGTGTGCTCGGCATCGACCCGCTCGACCCGCACTGGCGTTCGACGGATGCCTCCGACCAGACCCGCGCGCTCGACGCCCTGGTGCAGACGATGATCGCGCAGCGTGCCGATGCGCGCGCAGCGAAGGACTGGGCGGCCGCCGACCGCATCCGCGACGCGATCGCGGCGGCCGGCATCGCCCTCGAAGACGGACCCGACGGGACGCACTGGAGTGTCGCCGACACCCCTCGTTCCGCGGAGAGCAACTGA